In Bradysia coprophila strain Holo2 unplaced genomic scaffold, BU_Bcop_v1 contig_24, whole genome shotgun sequence, one genomic interval encodes:
- the LOC119077883 gene encoding microfibrillar-associated protein 1 — MLAAQQAAISGIQSTAGAVPVRNEKGELSMQKVKVQRYISGKRPEYAQYVSSDEESEEEDFSDRKTQTQKSYSRAEEISMEISRLEHSSQIQDQLQPSDDPRLKRLMQRDDHDDDDERLQRHRHIHEPELVQSEEESEPEESMETVQTMRNRRIALGSDSETDTELSDTEIEQRRQRLRQKMMQQRKEEEVLLKEEEKSESSESESSEYEEESESEEDNEPRMKPLFVRKRDRATIAEKEKEAAKQRQLEYEAKKVAKERRRQTLKLVEDSVKKDLEKAKPESSEPNINDVCTDDENDEVEYEAWKLRELKRIKRDREEKEQADRERLEVERLRNMTEEERRQDGRQNPKTVTNKAAKGKYKFLQKYFHRGAFYLDEEDDVLKRDFAQATLEDHFDKTILPKVMQVKNFGRCGRTKYTHLVDQDTTQFDSPWYGDTANNIKFHSEKAGGMKQVFEKPTLVKRKKMS, encoded by the exons atgttggcCGCACAACAAGCTGCTATCTCTGGAATCCAGAGTACAGCGGGAGCAGTGCCAGTGCGAAATGAAAAAG GCGAGCTGTCGATGCAAAAAGTAAAAGTCCAACGCTACATATCTGGAAAGCGTCCCGAATATGCCCAATACGTTAGTTCGGATGAAGAATCGGAGGAGGAAGACTTCAGCGATCGTAAAACGCAAACACAGAAAAGTTATTCGCGAGCCGAAGAGATTTCGATGGAAATTTCTCGTCTCGAGCATTCCTCTCAAATTCAAGATCAGCTTCAACCGTCCGACGATCCGCGCCTGAAACGTTTGATGCAACGTGACGACCATGATGACGACGATGAGCGCCTGCAACGCCATCGACACATCCATGAGCCGGAGCTTGTTCAATCCGAAGAGGAATCCGAGCCAGAAGAGTCGATGGAAACGGTACAAACGATGCGAAATCGACGAATAGCCTTGGGATCAGACAGTGAAACGGATACTGAGTTGAGTGACACGGAAATCGAACAGCGACGACAGCGATTGAGACAGAAGATGATGCAGCAGCGTAAGGAGGAGGAAGTGTTGctgaaagaagaagaaaagtcCGAATCGTCGGAGTCGGAAAGTTCGGAATATGAAGAAGAAAGTGAAAGTGAGGAGGACAACGAGCCTCGAATGAAACCGTTATTCGTTCGGAAGAGAGATCGTGCAACGATTGCTGAAAAGGAAAAGGAAGCAGCCAAGCAAAGGCAATTGGAGTATGAAGCTAAGAAGGTGGCTAAGGAGAGGCGCCGACAAACGTTAAAATTGGTGGAGGACAGCGTGAAAAAGGATTTGGAAAAAGCGAAACCGGAGAGTAGTGAACCGAATATCAATGATGTTTGCACGGACGACGAAAACGATGAGGTCGAGTATGAAGCTTGGAAACTTCGCGAACTGAAACGCATCAAACGAGACCGAGAAGAGAAAGAACA AGCGGACCGAGAGCGTTTGGAGGTGGAACGTTTACGCAATATGACCGAAGAGGAACGACGCCAAGACGGTCGACAGAATCCGAAAACGGTCACCAACAAAGCAGCCAAGGGAAAGTACAAATTCTTGCAGAAATACTTCCATCGCGGTGCTTTCTACTTGGACGAAGAGGACGATGTACTGAAACGAGACTTTGCCCAGGCCACACTGGAAGATCACTTCGACAAGACCATTCTGCCGAAGGTGATGCAGGTGAAAAATTTCGGCCGCTGCGGTCGCACAAAGTACACCCATTTGGTGGACCAAGATACCACACAATTCGATTCGCCGTGGTATGGCGACACAGCCAATAATATCAAATTCCATTCGGAGAAGGCTGGTGGTATGAAGCAGGTGTTTGAAAAACCGACATTGGTGAAGAGGAAGAAAATGTCCTAA
- the LOC119077879 gene encoding protein male-specific lethal-3 isoform X1 gives MVSTRGIKYKFAVNERVLCYEPDPTKKKVLYDSKVIAIFDGKDRRGKKSKVEYLIHFQGWSSSWDRRVCEEFVLKDIDENRRLQRELADKAQLQIGAYLYRKERTKRSREMSSGSNSDSKGKIQKMAEEPSSLSNGLSIASIGNSEFVERLLAIKQEPGLEATPSIVENDNNRLFLHIGEKLRNFLEFDCAMITKMEKLVNLPAQIPVVTILESFVKHISIKALSCPTPVHALRKRSNNGKGDKREKDYEKLINSINLRKEVADGLRLYFDFTLKDHLLYGNEMEQANTLLSEDYLTNFTYIPSNRQFLDSLTIKQDSLGTPAGSEISEPAQINNVEIFDESRYLSKRRLRSHKKMEKEFLYEIGMTAPSSPMDCKFVSSTSTSYDIIPTTSNMVPSQGSKSKEILKSVMSWQLLQSDAPPKPSMIYGAIHLARLIVKLPEFLNSSAISDAKLKVLLSHLDVFMEFMESHKEWFSALNYRDVNMCSSPDYDTKENIIRIDMPMDNHVYAGHHGGARIKIER, from the exons ATGGTTTCGACTCGCGGCATCAAGTACAAATTTGCCGTAAATGAAAGAGTGTTGTGCTATGAACCAG ATCCAACAAAGAAGAAAGTCCTCTACGACTCTAAG GTTATTGCCATTTTCGATGGCAAAGATAGACGTGGTAAAAAGTCCAAAGTCGAATATCTCATCCATTTCCAAGGATGGAGCTCCAGCTGGGATCGTCGAGTCTGTGAAGAATTCGTTCTGAAAGATATCGATGAAAATCGTCGACTACAAAGGGAGTTGGCCGACAAAGCTCAGCTGCAAAT TGGTGCCTATTTGTACCGTAAAGAGCGCACAAAACGAAGCCGAGAGATGAGCAGCGGTAGCAATTCAGATTCGAAAgggaaaattcagaaaatggcCGAAGAACCGTCGTCGTTGAGCAATGGTCTTTCGATTGCATCGATCGGTAACAGTGAATTCGTTGAACGTTTGTTGGCAATAAAACAGGAGCCGGGATTGGAAGCAACGCCCAGCATCGTTGAAAATGACAACAATCGGCTCTTTCTGCACATTGGCGAAAAGCTGAGAAATTTCTTGGAATTTGATTGTGCCATGATaacgaaaatggaaaagcTGGTCAATCTGCCCGCTCAAATTCCGGTCGTCACTATACTGGAGAGTTTCGTCAAACACATATCCATCAAGGCACTGAGCTGTCCCACGCCTGTACATGCTTTGAGGAAAAGGAGCAACAACGGCAAAGGAGACAAGCGAGAAAAGGATTACGAGAAATTGATTAACAG CATCAACTTACGGAAGGAGGTCGCAGACGGCCTGAGGCTATACTTTGATTTCACACTGAAGGATCATTTGTTGTACGGCAACGAAATGGAACAAGCGAACACATTGCTGTCCGAGGATTATTTGACAAACTTTACTTATATTCCATCGAATCGTCA aTTTCTCGACTCCCTGACAATCAAACAGGACTCGCTGGGAACACCTGCCGGTTCTGAAATATCTGAACCCGCTCAAATCAACAACGTGGAAATTTTCGACGAATCTCGATATCTCAGCAAACGCAGACTTCGGTCGCacaagaaaatggaaaaagaatTTCTCTACGAAATTGGCATGACAGCGCCATCATCACCGATGGATTGTAAATTTGTGTCCAG CACCAGCACCAGTTATGACATCATACCCACCACGTCGAATATGGTACCGTCACAGGGTTCAAAGTCGAAGGAAATTCTAAAATCGGTTATGTCGTGGCAATTGCTTCAATCGGATGCACCGCCGAAACCAAGCATGATTTATGGGGCAATTCATTTGGCAAGGCTAATAG ttAAACTACCAGAATTTTTGAACAGTAGCGCTATTTCCGACGCTAAGCTTAAAGTTCTGCTGAGTCATCTGGACGTGTTTATGGA ATTCATGGAATCGCACAAGGAATGGTTCTCAGCATTGAATTATAGAGACGTGAATATGTGCTCGTCACCCGACTATGACACCAAGGAGAATATTATTCGAATCGATATGCCAATGGATAATCATGTGTATGCTGGTCATCATGGTGGTGCACGAATTAAAATTGAACGCTGA
- the LOC119077894 gene encoding odorant receptor 94b-like isoform X2 has protein sequence MHLIQIHKVIDQMISSFRRFGIWHGQDAATVSQQRLKSLYFIYYLFFFASFLIGAATKESLDESIFLAEMAIVITVLTTKIWMLLWKQKEIMGLLNRTCVFLIRYDEELAFFNDKVEKLIKFVVAFGYVTAVAMSGNSIFPFIGKQKRLIVDIAFPLDWKNSEIGFWLAYFFFLTENILSFPAIVIVTAIIWYLLLHCSLRYKILGTDIRNMGRIVGKLKMTEKERQTIFHRDLLEAIKGHLYLREIIDEVESFLSKLFLLQFSTSAVCICSAIYCLAFDISVNFVQRLVHVYSLIYSIAELFMITYFGNEIKLYSSRLTYSLFESNWVDQPLATKKCVIIFGEYLQQSHEMLIGKLYPLTLETFVRILNSSYTLFNVLQNFKQ, from the exons ATGCATTTGATTCAAATTCATAAAGTGATCGATCAAATGATCTCTTCATTTCGTCGTTTCGGCATCTGGCATGGACAAGACGCTGCTACAGTTAGCCAACAGAGATTGAAGTCGTTGTATTTCATCTATTATCTGTTctttttcgcttcatttttAATTGGAGCGGCTACAAAAGAATCCCTAGATGAAAGCATTTTTTTAGCGGAAATGGCCATCGTTATTACAGTTTTGACGACTAAAATTTGGATGCTACTTTGGAAACAGAAGGAAATTATGGGATTGCTGAATCGAACGTGTGTCTTCTTAATTCGATATGATGAAGAGTTAGCATTTTTCAATGacaaagtggaaaaattaatcaaatttgtGGTTGCATTCGGCTATGTTACTGCTGTTGCTATGTcgggaaattcaatttttccctttattggaaaacaaaaacgaCTGATTGTGGACATTGCGTTTCCGTTggattggaaaaatagtgaaaTCGGATTCTGGCTGGCGTACTTTTTCTTtcttaccgaaaatattctgtCATTCCCGGCGATAGTTATTGTGACCGCCATAATTTGGTACTTATTGCTGCATTGCTCCTTGAGATATAAAATTCTAGGGACGGATATAAGGAACATGGGACGAATCGTGGGTAAGCTAAAAATGACGGAAAAGGAACGACAGACCATTTTTCATCGGGACTTACTGGAGGCGATTAAGGGCCACCTTTACTTAAGAGA aatAATCGACGAAGTGGAATCATTTTTAtcgaaactttttcttttacaattcTCCACCAGCGCCGTCTGTATTTGCAGTGCAATTTATTGCTTGGCATTC GATATCAGTGTCAACTTTGTGCAACGCTTAGTGCATGTCTATTCGCTTATTTACAGCATTGCTGAACTGTTTATGATAACGTACTTCGGGAATGAGATTAAGCTGTACAGCAGCCGTCTTACCTACAGTTTATTCGAATCGAACTGGGTCGACCAACCACTGGCAACCAAGAAATGCGTAATCATTTTTGGCGAATATTTGCAGCAATCGCATGAGATGCTCATTGGTAAATTGTATCCACTAACTTTGGAGACATTTGTTAGG
- the LOC119077879 gene encoding protein male-specific lethal-3 isoform X2 has protein sequence MVSTRGIKYKFAVNERVLCYEPDPTKKKVLYDSKVIAIFDGKDRRGKKSKVEYLIHFQGWSSSWDRRVCEEFVLKDIDENRRLQRELADKAQLQIGAYLYRKERTKRSREMSSGSNSDSKGKIQKMAEEPSSLSNGLSIASIGNSEFVERLLAIKQEPGLEATPSIVENDNNRLFLHIGEKLRNFLEFDCAMITKMEKLVNLPAQIPVVTILESFVKHISIKALSCPTPVHALRKRSNNGKGDKREKDYEKLINSINLRKEVADGLRLYFDFTLKDHLLYGNEMEQANTLLSEDYLTNFTYIPSNRQFLDSLTIKQDSLGTPAGSEISEPAQINNVEIFDESRYLSKRRLRSHKKMEKEFLYEIGMTAPSSPMDCKFVSSTSYDIIPTTSNMVPSQGSKSKEILKSVMSWQLLQSDAPPKPSMIYGAIHLARLIVKLPEFLNSSAISDAKLKVLLSHLDVFMEFMESHKEWFSALNYRDVNMCSSPDYDTKENIIRIDMPMDNHVYAGHHGGARIKIER, from the exons ATGGTTTCGACTCGCGGCATCAAGTACAAATTTGCCGTAAATGAAAGAGTGTTGTGCTATGAACCAG ATCCAACAAAGAAGAAAGTCCTCTACGACTCTAAG GTTATTGCCATTTTCGATGGCAAAGATAGACGTGGTAAAAAGTCCAAAGTCGAATATCTCATCCATTTCCAAGGATGGAGCTCCAGCTGGGATCGTCGAGTCTGTGAAGAATTCGTTCTGAAAGATATCGATGAAAATCGTCGACTACAAAGGGAGTTGGCCGACAAAGCTCAGCTGCAAAT TGGTGCCTATTTGTACCGTAAAGAGCGCACAAAACGAAGCCGAGAGATGAGCAGCGGTAGCAATTCAGATTCGAAAgggaaaattcagaaaatggcCGAAGAACCGTCGTCGTTGAGCAATGGTCTTTCGATTGCATCGATCGGTAACAGTGAATTCGTTGAACGTTTGTTGGCAATAAAACAGGAGCCGGGATTGGAAGCAACGCCCAGCATCGTTGAAAATGACAACAATCGGCTCTTTCTGCACATTGGCGAAAAGCTGAGAAATTTCTTGGAATTTGATTGTGCCATGATaacgaaaatggaaaagcTGGTCAATCTGCCCGCTCAAATTCCGGTCGTCACTATACTGGAGAGTTTCGTCAAACACATATCCATCAAGGCACTGAGCTGTCCCACGCCTGTACATGCTTTGAGGAAAAGGAGCAACAACGGCAAAGGAGACAAGCGAGAAAAGGATTACGAGAAATTGATTAACAG CATCAACTTACGGAAGGAGGTCGCAGACGGCCTGAGGCTATACTTTGATTTCACACTGAAGGATCATTTGTTGTACGGCAACGAAATGGAACAAGCGAACACATTGCTGTCCGAGGATTATTTGACAAACTTTACTTATATTCCATCGAATCGTCA aTTTCTCGACTCCCTGACAATCAAACAGGACTCGCTGGGAACACCTGCCGGTTCTGAAATATCTGAACCCGCTCAAATCAACAACGTGGAAATTTTCGACGAATCTCGATATCTCAGCAAACGCAGACTTCGGTCGCacaagaaaatggaaaaagaatTTCTCTACGAAATTGGCATGACAGCGCCATCATCACCGATGGATTGTAAATTTGTGTCCAG CACCAGTTATGACATCATACCCACCACGTCGAATATGGTACCGTCACAGGGTTCAAAGTCGAAGGAAATTCTAAAATCGGTTATGTCGTGGCAATTGCTTCAATCGGATGCACCGCCGAAACCAAGCATGATTTATGGGGCAATTCATTTGGCAAGGCTAATAG ttAAACTACCAGAATTTTTGAACAGTAGCGCTATTTCCGACGCTAAGCTTAAAGTTCTGCTGAGTCATCTGGACGTGTTTATGGA ATTCATGGAATCGCACAAGGAATGGTTCTCAGCATTGAATTATAGAGACGTGAATATGTGCTCGTCACCCGACTATGACACCAAGGAGAATATTATTCGAATCGATATGCCAATGGATAATCATGTGTATGCTGGTCATCATGGTGGTGCACGAATTAAAATTGAACGCTGA